Proteins encoded within one genomic window of Zootoca vivipara chromosome 12, rZooViv1.1, whole genome shotgun sequence:
- the LOC118092211 gene encoding C-C chemokine receptor type 1-like, with protein sequence MDNFAMMPDDETTFDYGPDTAPVHSEAGKTFASNFVPPLYSLVFIFGLLGNSLVVLILIRYKKLKNMTDIYLLNLAISDLLFIFSLPFWAHYAAREWVFGDAMCKILSGVYCVGFYSGSFFIILLTIDRYLAIVHAVFALKARTITYGTFTSVVTWVVALLASVPEFIFHHVQKESETYKCTIHYPSENEKEWKQFLILMKFILGLALPAVIIVFCYMRIIKILIKGRNERKQKAVKLISVIMIVYFLLWMP encoded by the coding sequence ATGGACAATTTTGCCATGATGCCAGATGATGAAACAACTTTTGACTATGGTCCGGATACGGCCCCAGTTCACAGCGAGGCGGGAAAAACATTTGCATCTAATTTTGTGCCACCGCTTTACTCTTTGGTGTTCATATTTGGCCTGCTGGGCAACTCATTGGTGGTTCTGATCCTCATCAGATATAAGAAGCTCAAGAACATGACTGATATCTACCTGCTCAATTTAGCCATCTCGGACTTGCTTTTTATCTTCTCACTCCCATTTTGGGCTCATTATGCAGCCCGCGAGTGGGTATTTGGAGATGCAATGTGCAAAATTCTCTCTGGGGTCTATTGTGTAGGCTTCTACAGTGGAAGCTTTTTTATCATCCTTTTGACTATCGATAGATACCTAGCCATCGTCCACGCAGTGTTCGCATTAAAAGCCAGGACGATCACCTATGGCACCTTCACAAGCGTCGTCACTTGGGTTGTGGCCTTATTAGCCTCTGTGCCAGAATTTATATTTCACCATGTTCAAAAGGAATCTGAGACCTACAAATGTACCATTCATTATCCCtctgaaaatgaaaaagaatggAAGCAATTTCTAATTTTAATGAAGTTCATTTTGGGCCTAGCTCTTCCCGCAGTCATTATTGTCTTCTGTTACATGCGGATTATAAAGATTTTGATTAAGGGTAGAAATGAGAGAAAGCAGAAGGCTGTCAAGCTTATTTCTGTAATCATGATTGTTTACTTCCTTTTATGGATGCCATAA
- the XCR1 gene encoding chemokine XC receptor 1 codes for MDPTEYMLEENSDYDPGNYPSLESNVCEMGTVSTVTNMFTSILYSLIFLLSLLGNSLVLWVVMKYESLTSLTNLFIVNLCITDLAFSCTLPFWIVYNYYGWIFGDFLCKAVTAIFSISYYGGVIFLTIMTVLRYLAVVDPLSSLRTQTKRCGKLLSLAIWVCSVLVVVPEILFTHVIPHNGIQYCDYEEASIWKLVELGQQSAFFLFSFTIIAFCYIRMLKILLRQRSQRRHRTVRLIFAIVLVFFLSWAPYNVLGSVYVLSSQRYIDLPCESYRQVFFAFDISRKIAYGHCCLNPVLYVFVGVKFRRHLKLLYKHYSPCHSRIPPSSPRAHSFHMSPYEDASMY; via the coding sequence ATGGACCCGACGGAATATATGCTTGAGGAAAACTCAGATTATGATCCAGGAAATTATCCTTCACTCGAGTCTAATGTGTGTGAGATGGGTACTGTTTCCACAGTTACGAATATGTTTACCAGCATCCTGTATTCTCTCATTTTTCTCCTCAGCCTGCTAGGAAATAGCCTTGTCTTGTGGGTCGTAATGAAATACGAAAGCCTCACCTCCTTAACAAACCTCTTCATCGTCAACCTTTGCATCACTGACTTGGCTTTCTCTTGCACGCTCCCTTTCTGGATTGTGTACAATTATTACGGATGGATTTTTGGCGATTTCCTCTGCAAAGCTGTGACCGCCATTTTCTCTATCAGCTACTATGGTGGTGTCATCTTCCTGACCATAATGACAGTCCTCCGGTACCTGGCTGTGGTGGATCCCTTGTCTTCATTGAGAACTCAGACGAAAAGGTGCGGAAAACTGTTGAGCTTGGCCATTTGGGTGTGCAGCGTGTTAGTTGTGGTTCCTGAGATTCTTTTTACCCATGTAATACCTCACAATGGCATACAGTACTGCGACTACGAAGAAGCATCTATTTGGAAGCTGGTGGAATTGGGCCAGCAATCTGCCTTCTTCCTATTTTCCTTCACGATCATTGCATTTTGTTACATAAGGATGCTTAAGATCTTGCTTCGACAGCGGTCTCAAAGGAGGCACCGAACCGTAAGGCTCATATTTGCTATAGTGCTGGTCTTTTTCCTGAGCTGGGCACCTTATAACGTGCTTGGTTCTGTGTACGTTTTGTCCTCTCAGCGGTACATTGACCTACCCTGCGAATCATACAGGCAAGTTTTCTTTGCTTTCGACATCAGCCGCAAAATAGCCTATGGCCACTGCTGCCTCAACCCGGTGCTCTACGTCTTCGTCGGAGTGAAATTCAGACGGCACCTGAAACTCCTGTACAAGCATTATTCTCCTTGCcacagcaggatcccaccttccaGCCCCAGAGCTCATTCTTTTCACATGAGCCCCTACGAGGATGCATCAATGTACTGA
- the LOC118092219 gene encoding C-C chemokine receptor type 5-like, with amino-acid sequence MDDSSTMPDYEISTTFDYSGLVSLVIDKNVKRFTFYFVPPLYSLVFIFGLLGNSLVVLILIRYKKLKSMTDIYLLNLAISDLLFIFSLPFWAYYAAHEWIFGDAMCKILSGIYCVGFYSGSFFIILLTIDRYLAIVHAVFALKARTITYGTFTSVATWVVALLASLPEFVFHHVQMESESHSCTIHYPTQKEKEWKQFITLMKFILGLAIPAVIIIFSYMQIIMILIKGRNQRKQKAFKLIAVIMVVFFLFWMPFNIALLVRTFQDSFFPSNSENNIEGKVTLGIEVTRVIALVHCCINPVIYAFLGERFRKYISIFFQKCMLVLLCRLCPGRNYPILERSTSSYISSTEHDISIGL; translated from the coding sequence ATGGACGATTCTTCCACGATGCCAGATTATGAAATAAGCACAACTTTTGACTATTCGGGTTTAGTATCCCTAGTCATTGACAAAAATGTGAAAAGATTCACCTTTTATTTTGTGCCACCGCTTTACTCTTTGGTGTTCATATTTGGCCTGCTGGGCAACTCACTGGTGGTTCTGATCCTCATCAGATACAAGAAACTCAAGAGCATGACCGATATCTACCTGCTCAATTTAGCCATCTCGGACTTGCTTTTCATCTTCTCGCTCCCATTTTGGGCTTACTACGCAGCGCACGAGTGGATATTTGGAGATGCAATGTGCAAAATTCTCTCTGGGATCTACTGCGTAGGCTTCTACAGTGGAAGTTTTTTCATAATCCTTTTGACTATCGATAGATACCTGGCCATCGTCCATGCCGTGTTCGCATTAAAAGCCAGGACGATCACCTATGGCACCTTCACAAGCGTTGCCACTTGGGTGGTGGCCTTATTAGCCTCTCTGCCAGAATTTGTATTTCATCATGTTCAAATGGAATCTGAGAGCCACAGCTGTACCATTCATTATCCCacccaaaaggaaaaagaatggaagCAATTTATAACTTTGATGAAGTTCATTTTGGGCCTAGCCATTCCTGCAGTCATTATTATCTTCTCTTACATGCAGATTATAATGATTTTGATTAAGGGTAGAAATCAGAGAAAGCAGAAGGCTTTCAAGCTTATTGCTGTGatcatggttgtttttttcctcttctggATGCCATTCAACATTGCCCTGTTGGTGCGGACCTTTCAAGATTCATTTTTCCCATCTAACTCAGAGAATAATATTGAGGGCAAGGTAACTTTAGGAATTGAAGTCACAAGAGTAATTGCTCTGGTTCACTGTTGCATCAACCCTGTGATTTATGCCTTTCTGGGTGAAAGATTTCGGAAATATATCTCTATCTTTTTCCAAAAGTGCATGTTAGTTCTTCTCTGTAGGCTCTGCCCTGGTCGAAATTATCCTATTTTGGAACGGTCTACTTCCTCCTATATAAGTTCAACAGAACATGACATTTCTATTGGTTTGTGA